In a genomic window of Comamonadaceae bacterium OTU4NAUVB1:
- a CDS encoding tetratricopeptide repeat protein: MKHPALSSFASARALRRSAAAWVFPVLSLLAVAAHADDYGDVNRLLRQGSPAEALAKADAYIAGKPRDPQMRFLRGVILTEQGRTADATLAFTQLTQDFPELPEPYNNLAALYAQQSQFERARDALETAIRLSPAYATAHENLGDVYARLAAQTYDRAQQIAPANPTIAPKLAALRQVFATPASGALPAATPVPRRIPNNNR, encoded by the coding sequence ATGAAGCACCCCGCTCTCTCCTCTTTCGCCTCCGCGCGCGCCTTGCGGCGTTCGGCCGCCGCGTGGGTGTTTCCGGTGCTGTCGCTGCTGGCCGTGGCCGCGCACGCCGACGACTATGGCGACGTCAACCGGCTGCTGCGCCAGGGCTCGCCCGCCGAAGCCTTGGCCAAGGCCGACGCCTACATCGCCGGTAAGCCGCGCGATCCGCAGATGCGTTTCCTGCGCGGCGTGATCCTGACCGAACAGGGCCGCACGGCGGATGCGACGCTCGCCTTCACGCAGCTCACCCAGGACTTCCCCGAGTTGCCCGAGCCCTACAACAACCTCGCCGCGCTCTATGCGCAGCAAAGCCAGTTCGAGCGTGCCCGCGACGCCCTGGAAACCGCCATCCGGCTGAGCCCGGCGTATGCCACCGCCCATGAGAACCTGGGCGATGTCTATGCCCGGCTGGCGGCCCAGACCTACGATCGCGCGCAGCAGATCGCGCCGGCCAATCCCACGATCGCCCCCAAGCTGGCGGCGCTTCGCCAGGTGTTCGCGACGCCCGCCTCCGGCGCGCTGCCCGCGGCCACGCCGGTTCCGCGTCGCATCCCGAACAACAACCGCTGA
- a CDS encoding acetyl-CoA carboxylase carboxyltransferase subunit alpha, giving the protein MPKRTFLDFEQPIAELESKIEELRYVQTESAVDISDEIDQLGKKSQQLTKDIYSDLSPWKITKIARHPERPYTLDYINEIFTDFVELHGDRHFADDLSIVGGLARFNGTPCMVLGHQKGRDTRERTLRNFGMSKPEGYRKALRLMKTAEKFRLPVFTFVDTPGAYPGIDAEERGQSEAIGRNIFEMAQLEVPVIVTIIGEGGSGGALAISVGDQLVMLQYSIYSVISPEGCASILWKTSDKAQEAADALGITAHRLKALGLVDKIVNEPVGGAHRDHRQMAAFLKRALNDAFRQVSDLPVKELLARRYERLQSYGRFSDTKAENAR; this is encoded by the coding sequence TTGCCCAAACGAACCTTCCTGGATTTCGAGCAGCCGATCGCCGAACTCGAAAGCAAGATCGAGGAACTGCGCTACGTGCAGACCGAATCCGCCGTCGACATCTCCGACGAGATCGACCAGCTCGGCAAAAAGAGCCAGCAGCTCACCAAGGACATCTACAGCGACCTGAGCCCCTGGAAGATCACCAAGATCGCCAGGCATCCGGAACGCCCCTACACGCTCGACTACATCAACGAGATCTTCACGGACTTCGTCGAACTCCACGGCGATCGGCATTTCGCCGACGACCTCTCGATCGTGGGCGGGCTGGCCCGCTTCAACGGCACGCCCTGCATGGTGCTGGGACATCAGAAGGGCCGCGACACCCGGGAGCGCACGCTGCGCAATTTCGGCATGAGCAAGCCGGAGGGCTACCGCAAGGCGCTGCGGCTGATGAAGACGGCGGAGAAGTTCCGGCTGCCGGTGTTCACCTTCGTCGACACGCCGGGGGCCTATCCGGGCATCGATGCGGAGGAGCGCGGCCAGTCCGAAGCCATCGGGCGCAACATCTTCGAGATGGCGCAGCTGGAGGTGCCCGTCATCGTCACGATCATCGGCGAGGGAGGCTCCGGTGGCGCCCTGGCCATCTCGGTGGGCGATCAGCTGGTGATGCTCCAGTACTCGATCTATTCGGTCATCAGCCCCGAGGGCTGTGCCTCGATCCTGTGGAAGACCAGCGACAAGGCGCAGGAGGCCGCCGATGCGCTGGGCATCACCGCGCACCGTCTGAAGGCGCTGGGCCTGGTCGACAAGATCGTCAACGAGCCCGTGGGTGGCGCGCACCGCGACCACCGCCAGATGGCCGCTTTCCTGAAGCGGGCGTTGAACGATGCGTTTCGTCAGGTGAGCGACCTGCCGGTCAAGGAATTGCTCGCGCGCCGCTACGAGCGGCTGCAGAGCTACGGTCGTTTCTCGGACACGAAGGCCGAGAACGCGCGCTGA
- a CDS encoding aspartate kinase, giving the protein MALIVHKYGGTSMGSTERIRNVAKRVAKWSRAGHQMVVVPSAMSGETNRLLGLAKELATHSAGTEHFRELDMLASTGEQASSALLAIALQAEGVPAVSYAGWQVSVRTDSAFTKARIERIDDERVRADLEAGRVVVITGFQGVDEAGNITTLGRGGSDTSAVAIAAAMKASECLIYTDVDGVYTTDPRVEPDARRLTTVSFEEMLEMASLGSKVLQIRSVEFAGKYKVPLRVLSSFTPWDIDIDEEAKSGTLITFEEDENMEQAVVSGIAFNRDEAKISVLGVPDKPGIAYHILGAVADANIEVDVIIQNLSKDGKTDFSFTVNRNDYARTVDLLKAKVLPTLGAAEVVGDTKICKVSIVGIGMRSHVGVASKMFRVLSEEGINIQMISTSEIKTSVVVDEKYMELAVRALHKAFDLDQPIA; this is encoded by the coding sequence ATGGCATTGATCGTTCACAAATACGGCGGCACGTCGATGGGCTCGACCGAGCGCATCAGGAATGTCGCCAAGCGCGTGGCAAAGTGGTCGCGCGCCGGCCACCAGATGGTCGTGGTCCCCAGCGCCATGAGCGGCGAGACGAACCGTCTCCTCGGTCTCGCCAAGGAACTCGCCACCCACAGCGCCGGCACCGAGCATTTCCGTGAACTCGACATGCTGGCGTCCACCGGCGAGCAGGCGTCCTCGGCGCTGCTGGCCATCGCGCTGCAGGCCGAAGGCGTGCCGGCGGTGAGCTACGCCGGCTGGCAGGTGTCCGTGCGCACCGACAGCGCGTTCACCAAGGCGCGCATCGAGCGCATCGACGACGAGCGCGTGCGCGCCGACCTGGAGGCCGGCCGCGTGGTCGTCATCACGGGTTTCCAGGGCGTCGACGAGGCTGGCAACATCACCACGCTCGGGCGCGGCGGCAGCGACACGTCGGCCGTGGCGATCGCCGCGGCGATGAAGGCGAGCGAGTGCCTGATCTACACCGACGTCGATGGTGTCTATACCACCGACCCGCGCGTCGAACCCGACGCGCGCCGCCTGACCACCGTCAGCTTCGAGGAGATGCTGGAGATGGCGAGCCTGGGCTCCAAGGTGCTGCAGATCCGCTCGGTGGAATTCGCCGGCAAGTACAAGGTCCCGCTGCGCGTGCTCTCGAGCTTCACGCCCTGGGACATCGACATCGATGAAGAAGCCAAGTCCGGCACGCTGATCACTTTCGAGGAAGACGAAAACATGGAACAAGCCGTCGTATCCGGCATCGCATTCAACCGCGACGAGGCCAAGATCTCGGTGCTGGGCGTGCCCGACAAGCCGGGCATCGCCTACCACATCCTGGGCGCCGTCGCCGACGCCAACATCGAGGTCGACGTCATCATCCAGAACCTGAGCAAGGACGGCAAGACCGACTTCAGCTTCACGGTGAACCGCAACGATTACGCGCGAACCGTGGACCTGCTCAAGGCCAAGGTCCTGCCCACGCTGGGCGCGGCGGAGGTGGTGGGCGACACCAAGATTTGCAAGGTCAGCATCGTGGGCATCGGCATGCGCAGCCACGTCGGCGTGGCGAGCAAGATGTTCCGCGTGCTCAGCGAGGAGGGCATCAACATCCAGATGATCTCGACCTCCGAGATCAAGACGTCCGTCGTGGTCGACGAGAAGTACATGGAACTCGCCGTGCGCGCGCTGCACAAGGCGTTCGATCTCGACCAGCCGATCGCATAA
- the tilS gene encoding tRNA lysidine(34) synthetase TilS: MGHGPSRNPADAALAKWAASPARLDPQLRLGIAYSGGADSTALLHAAVRRWPGRVEALHVHHGLQDAADRFQNHCAAVCAGLGAPLHAGRVDARHRPGQSPEDAARRARYLALAGLAHACGIAHVLLAQHADDQAETLLIALGRGAGLDGLAGMPREMRRHDVAFHRPLLDLHARDLRGWLRDASVPFIEDPSNTDERYTRNRIRARLMPVLDEVMPRFRETFARTARNAARASELLVSLALDDLAVIGMPPSIDALRGLPQERRANALRHWLRSTHGVVPSEAQLLQLLVQVQACTTRGHGIRLKVASGFVAREGARLRWYNAAPPP, encoded by the coding sequence ATGGGTCACGGGCCGTCGCGCAATCCCGCGGATGCCGCACTGGCGAAATGGGCTGCGTCGCCTGCCCGCCTGGATCCGCAACTTCGTCTTGGCATCGCCTACAGCGGAGGCGCCGATTCCACCGCCTTGCTGCATGCGGCGGTCCGACGCTGGCCGGGTCGGGTGGAGGCGTTGCACGTGCATCACGGGCTTCAGGATGCGGCGGACCGGTTCCAGAACCACTGCGCGGCCGTGTGTGCCGGTCTGGGCGCGCCGCTGCACGCCGGCCGTGTCGATGCGAGGCATCGTCCGGGTCAGAGCCCGGAGGACGCCGCGCGCCGGGCCCGCTACCTCGCGCTCGCGGGGTTGGCGCACGCCTGCGGGATCGCGCATGTCCTGCTGGCCCAGCACGCCGACGACCAGGCCGAGACCCTGCTGATCGCGCTCGGGCGCGGGGCCGGTCTCGACGGTCTCGCGGGCATGCCGCGCGAGATGCGGCGTCACGACGTCGCTTTCCACCGGCCGTTGCTCGACCTGCACGCCAGGGACCTGCGCGGCTGGCTGCGTGACGCCTCGGTGCCATTCATCGAGGACCCGAGCAACACCGACGAGCGATATACGCGCAACCGCATCCGGGCTCGACTGATGCCCGTCCTGGACGAAGTGATGCCCCGGTTTCGCGAGACCTTCGCGCGCACCGCGCGCAATGCCGCGCGGGCCTCGGAACTGCTCGTGTCGTTGGCCCTCGACGACCTGGCCGTGATCGGCATGCCGCCGTCGATCGACGCATTGCGGGGCCTGCCCCAGGAACGCCGTGCCAACGCGCTGCGCCACTGGCTGCGCAGCACGCACGGTGTCGTCCCCAGCGAAGCCCAGTTGCTCCAGCTCCTCGTGCAGGTGCAGGCCTGCACCACGCGAGGCCACGGCATCCGCCTGAAGGTGGCCAGCGGTTTCGTGGCGCGCGAGGGCGCGAGACTGCGTTGGTACAATGCCGCGCCTCCTCCCTGA
- the cysS gene encoding cysteine--tRNA ligase encodes MSLRIYNTLSREMQEFSPLQPGRVRMYVCGMTVYDFCHIGHARSMVAFDVVQRWLRTSGLEVTYVRNITDIDDKIIRRAVDNGESVRALTDRMIEALHEDADALGIERPTHEPRATDHVARMLSIIGTLEAKGLAYRTPAGDVNYAVRKFPGYGRLSGKSLDELHAGERVAVLDGKDDPLDFALWKGAKADEPEEVRWASDFGPGRPGWHIECSAMACALLGETIDIHGGGADLQFPHHENEIAQSEGATGQPLARYWMHNGFINIDDEKMSKSLGNFFLIRDVLKSFDAETVRFFVLRAHYRSPLNYSDAHLNDARASLKRLYTALHGVAPESLAATSIDWATGHAARFRAAMDEDFSTPEAVAVLFDLAGEVNRTRSATLAGLLRALGGCIGILQDDPQRFLQAGSVLDDVAIQALIGQRAQAKARRDFAAADRIRDDLLAQGIVLKDSVAGTTWAAAQ; translated from the coding sequence ATGAGTTTGCGCATCTACAACACGCTGTCGCGTGAAATGCAGGAGTTCTCTCCGCTGCAGCCCGGCCGTGTGCGCATGTATGTCTGCGGCATGACGGTGTACGACTTCTGCCACATCGGGCATGCGCGCTCCATGGTCGCGTTCGACGTCGTTCAGCGCTGGCTGCGCACGAGCGGGCTGGAGGTGACCTACGTGCGCAACATCACCGACATCGACGACAAGATCATTCGCCGCGCGGTGGACAACGGCGAGTCGGTGCGTGCACTGACCGACCGCATGATCGAGGCGCTCCACGAGGACGCCGACGCACTGGGTATCGAACGGCCTACGCACGAGCCGCGCGCCACCGATCATGTTGCGCGCATGCTCTCCATCATCGGCACGCTCGAGGCCAAGGGCCTCGCCTATCGCACGCCGGCAGGCGACGTCAACTACGCGGTGCGCAAGTTTCCCGGGTACGGCCGCCTGAGCGGCAAGTCGCTCGACGAACTGCACGCCGGCGAGCGCGTTGCGGTGCTCGACGGCAAGGACGATCCGCTGGACTTCGCGTTGTGGAAGGGTGCCAAGGCCGACGAGCCCGAGGAGGTCCGTTGGGCCAGCGACTTCGGTCCCGGACGGCCCGGCTGGCACATCGAATGCTCGGCCATGGCCTGCGCCCTCCTGGGCGAGACCATCGACATCCATGGCGGCGGGGCCGACCTCCAGTTTCCGCATCACGAGAACGAGATCGCGCAGAGCGAAGGCGCCACTGGACAGCCCCTCGCACGCTACTGGATGCACAACGGCTTCATCAACATCGACGACGAGAAGATGTCCAAGAGCCTGGGCAACTTCTTCCTCATCCGCGACGTGCTGAAGTCCTTCGATGCGGAGACGGTGCGCTTCTTCGTGCTGCGCGCGCACTATCGCAGTCCGTTGAACTACAGCGACGCGCATTTGAACGACGCGCGCGCTTCGCTCAAGCGGCTCTACACCGCGCTCCACGGGGTCGCACCCGAGTCCCTGGCGGCGACGTCGATCGACTGGGCGACGGGTCACGCGGCGCGTTTCAGGGCCGCGATGGACGAGGACTTCAGTACGCCGGAGGCCGTGGCGGTGCTGTTCGATCTGGCCGGTGAGGTCAACCGCACGCGTTCGGCGACCCTGGCCGGGCTGCTGCGCGCTCTGGGAGGCTGCATCGGCATCCTGCAGGACGACCCGCAGCGCTTCTTGCAGGCGGGCAGCGTGCTCGACGATGTCGCCATCCAGGCGCTGATCGGGCAGCGGGCCCAGGCCAAGGCACGTCGCGATTTCGCCGCCGCCGATCGCATCCGCGACGACCTGCTCGCCCAAGGCATCGTGCTCAAGGATTCCGTCGCCGGCACCACCTGGGCCGCGGCGCAGTGA
- a CDS encoding DNA-3-methyladenine glycosylase 2 family protein: MAAADIPVRVITPDYWEEACRHLSKKDRVMKRLIPQFGDACLESRGDAFVTLARSIVGQQISVKAAQAVWDRFAQLPGEMTPDGVLKLRVDDMRAAGLSARKVEYLVDLSIHFNSGAVHIDAWQDMTDEMIVEELVAIRGIGRWTAEMFLIFHLMRPNVLPLDDVGLINGVSRNYFSGEPVSRSDLREVGVAWAPYCSVATWYIWRSLDPVPVAY; this comes from the coding sequence ATGGCGGCGGCCGACATTCCGGTGCGCGTCATCACGCCCGACTACTGGGAGGAGGCCTGTCGCCATCTCTCGAAGAAGGACCGCGTGATGAAACGGCTGATCCCGCAGTTCGGCGACGCCTGCCTCGAATCGCGTGGCGACGCCTTCGTCACGCTGGCCCGCAGCATCGTCGGCCAGCAGATCTCGGTGAAGGCGGCGCAGGCGGTGTGGGACCGCTTCGCCCAGTTGCCCGGCGAGATGACGCCCGACGGCGTGCTGAAGCTGCGGGTCGACGACATGCGCGCCGCCGGACTGTCGGCCCGCAAGGTCGAGTACCTGGTCGACCTGTCGATCCACTTCAATTCCGGTGCCGTGCACATCGATGCCTGGCAGGACATGACCGACGAGATGATCGTGGAGGAACTGGTGGCGATCCGCGGCATCGGTCGCTGGACCGCCGAGATGTTCCTGATCTTCCACCTGATGCGGCCCAATGTCCTGCCGCTGGACGACGTCGGCCTGATCAACGGGGTGAGCCGCAACTACTTCTCGGGCGAGCCGGTGAGCCGGTCCGACCTGCGCGAGGTGGGGGTGGCGTGGGCCCCCTATTGCAGCGTGGCGACTTGGTATATTTGGCGTTCGCTCGACCCGGTGCCGGTCGCGTACTGA
- a CDS encoding peptidylprolyl isomerase, with protein MPLSTSSYVRSSRRIVLRSTALLAFSLALATPALAQGTMPRVKLATSAGDIVVELAPDKAPKSVANFLQYVRDKHYDGTVFHRVIDGFMIQGGGYTADFKEKPTRAPVPLEAGNGLKNERYTVAMARTSNPDSATSQFFINVKDNANLDAPNPDGHGYTVFGRVVSGADVVDKIRAVRTAGQGRMQNVPVDPITIQSATIVAK; from the coding sequence ATGCCCCTGTCCACTTCGTCGTACGTTCGCAGTTCGCGTCGCATCGTGCTGCGCTCCACCGCCCTGCTGGCCTTCTCTCTCGCGCTGGCCACGCCGGCCCTGGCCCAGGGCACCATGCCGCGCGTCAAGCTGGCCACGTCGGCCGGGGACATCGTCGTGGAACTCGCGCCCGACAAGGCGCCCAAGAGCGTGGCCAACTTCCTGCAGTACGTGCGCGACAAGCACTACGACGGCACCGTCTTCCATCGCGTCATCGACGGCTTCATGATCCAGGGCGGCGGCTACACGGCCGACTTCAAGGAAAAGCCCACCCGCGCGCCGGTGCCGCTCGAAGCAGGCAACGGCCTGAAGAACGAGCGCTACACCGTCGCCATGGCGCGCACCTCCAATCCCGACTCCGCCACGTCGCAGTTCTTCATCAACGTGAAGGACAACGCCAACCTCGACGCGCCCAACCCCGATGGCCATGGCTACACGGTCTTCGGCAGGGTCGTCTCGGGCGCCGACGTGGTCGACAAGATCCGCGCGGTACGCACCGCCGGCCAGGGCCGCATGCAGAACGTGCCGGTCGACCCCATCACCATCCAGTCCGCCACCATCGTGGCGAAATAA